In one window of Thalassotalea agarivorans DNA:
- a CDS encoding MFS transporter codes for MSKKLTPRMGKFKVLALIFVSVVINYMDRTNISVAASAMSADLALTPIEMGLIFSAFAWTYSIMQIPGGMIVDVVKVRILYPFILIAWSLATLVQGLVSSLSALIGCRMAIGLFEAPSYPANNKIVTQWFDTQERAGAIAVYTSGQFIGLAFLMPVLALIQSYFGWRGLFIVSGLIGIVWAAIWYMFYQEPSEQTQPKSIKENVSAEQASLTEDHWMKLKFAFTQRKLWGIYIGQFCLGGTMIFFLTWFPTYLTEYKGIGELKTGFYASIPFLAAFFGVLLSGFLSDWLVRKGYSNEIARKTPIIVGLLLSGTIICANFVDSNAAVIFFLSLSFFGNGLASINWVFVSLIAPKNMVGLVGGCFNFIGGLAAVIVPLLIGVLSQDGDFRFALAMIASLALVGLCSYIFLVGKVEQIQAPDFTLERKTASFGN; via the coding sequence ATGAGTAAAAAATTAACACCAAGAATGGGCAAGTTTAAGGTCCTAGCATTGATATTTGTTAGCGTTGTTATCAATTATATGGATCGCACAAATATTTCAGTTGCAGCCAGCGCAATGTCGGCGGATTTAGCGTTGACACCTATTGAAATGGGTTTGATATTTTCTGCGTTCGCTTGGACCTATTCCATCATGCAGATTCCAGGCGGAATGATAGTTGATGTTGTAAAGGTGCGAATCCTATACCCCTTTATTCTTATTGCTTGGTCCCTAGCGACTCTGGTTCAGGGTTTAGTAAGTTCTTTGTCGGCTCTAATTGGCTGCCGAATGGCAATAGGTTTGTTTGAAGCACCTTCTTACCCTGCCAATAATAAGATAGTTACGCAGTGGTTTGATACGCAAGAACGCGCTGGCGCTATTGCTGTATACACGTCGGGGCAATTTATCGGTTTGGCTTTTTTGATGCCTGTATTAGCGTTAATCCAATCGTATTTTGGTTGGCGAGGATTGTTTATAGTATCGGGGCTTATTGGCATTGTATGGGCGGCTATTTGGTACATGTTTTATCAAGAACCAAGCGAACAGACACAGCCCAAAAGTATTAAGGAGAATGTAAGCGCAGAGCAGGCGAGCTTAACAGAAGACCACTGGATGAAGCTCAAATTTGCATTCACTCAACGCAAGCTTTGGGGGATTTACATCGGGCAGTTTTGTTTAGGTGGCACGATGATTTTCTTTCTTACCTGGTTTCCCACCTATTTAACTGAATACAAGGGAATTGGAGAGCTGAAAACAGGATTTTACGCTTCCATTCCGTTTTTAGCAGCATTCTTTGGTGTATTGCTCTCAGGTTTTTTGTCTGATTGGCTCGTGCGCAAAGGTTATTCAAATGAAATTGCCCGTAAAACACCAATAATCGTAGGTCTACTGCTATCAGGCACGATTATTTGTGCCAATTTCGTTGACAGTAATGCCGCTGTGATTTTCTTTTTGTCACTAAGTTTTTTCGGTAATGGACTAGCGTCTATTAACTGGGTCTTTGTTTCACTTATTGCACCCAAAAACATGGTTGGCTTAGTTGGCGGTTGTTTTAATTTTATTGGCGGTTTGGCCGCTGTAATCGTACCCCTTTTAATCGGTGTTTTGTCTCAAGATGGTGATTTTAGATTTGCGCTAGCAATGATAGCGTCCCTCGCTTTAGTTGGGCTTTGTTCATACATATTCTTAGTGGGAAAAGTTGAACAAATCCAAGCACCCGATTTTACCTTGGAAAGAAAAACGGCCTCTTTTGGCAACTAG
- a CDS encoding mandelate racemase/muconate lactonizing enzyme family protein, whose product MKITNIKSYPVWLGFRNICLVKVETSEGIYGWGESGLSGREKAVVGAIEHFKQFLIGQSALNIGKLWQEMYRSQYFEGGRVLAAAISAIDIALHDVLGKKLKVPVYQLLGGKQRDAIPLFATATSPYDARLLDEVAKLADDGWQVIRTTTGVHGTPDKATQFCSRQSLAEVAKLMTQIRADIGEQVVLGIDYHHRLSVPETASFCQKMPQGTLDFIEEPIRAESPESYQTLRQMIDVPFAIGEEFTSKWDFAPFINQGLADFARIDICNAGGFTEAMKIAALCESKYIDMMPHNPLSPLCTAASAHFCAAINNVAWLEWLPYKQAQDAFDSVFEHTLQHSNNALVISDCHGLGIDINENKLSKLSFNYWEPPRLIKPDGSYQNW is encoded by the coding sequence ATGAAAATTACCAACATCAAAAGTTATCCCGTGTGGTTAGGTTTTCGCAATATTTGCTTAGTGAAAGTCGAAACAAGCGAAGGTATCTATGGGTGGGGGGAATCTGGTCTTTCTGGTCGAGAAAAAGCAGTTGTTGGCGCAATAGAGCACTTTAAACAATTTCTAATTGGGCAAAGTGCTTTGAACATTGGCAAGCTTTGGCAAGAGATGTATCGAAGCCAATATTTTGAGGGCGGGCGAGTACTCGCCGCCGCTATCTCTGCAATTGATATTGCCTTACATGATGTCTTAGGGAAAAAACTCAAAGTGCCTGTATATCAGCTGCTTGGTGGCAAACAACGCGATGCTATTCCTTTGTTCGCAACAGCAACTTCACCCTATGATGCCCGCTTATTAGATGAGGTTGCAAAGCTTGCTGATGACGGCTGGCAGGTAATCAGAACCACAACGGGAGTGCATGGAACGCCTGACAAGGCTACGCAATTTTGCTCGAGGCAATCACTTGCTGAGGTGGCAAAGTTAATGACACAAATTAGAGCTGATATCGGCGAACAAGTGGTACTTGGTATTGATTATCATCACCGGTTATCGGTGCCTGAAACGGCTTCGTTTTGTCAAAAAATGCCCCAAGGTACTTTGGACTTTATTGAGGAGCCTATTCGCGCAGAATCGCCAGAAAGTTATCAAACATTGCGTCAAATGATAGATGTACCGTTCGCCATAGGAGAGGAATTTACCAGTAAGTGGGATTTTGCACCTTTTATCAACCAAGGCTTGGCTGATTTTGCTCGTATCGACATCTGTAATGCCGGCGGATTTACCGAAGCAATGAAAATTGCAGCTTTATGTGAAAGCAAGTACATCGACATGATGCCACATAACCCGCTTAGTCCCTTATGCACGGCTGCTTCTGCACACTTCTGCGCCGCAATTAATAATGTTGCTTGGTTAGAATGGTTGCCCTACAAACAAGCACAGGACGCGTTTGATAGTGTGTTTGAACATACCTTACAGCATTCCAATAACGCCCTAGTTATTTCAGATTGTCACGGCCTTGGCATTGACATCAATGAAAATAAACTAAGCAAATTATCTTTTAATTATTGGGAGCCTCCTAGGCTTATTAAACCTGATGGTAGCTACCAAAATTGGTAA
- a CDS encoding beta-galactosidase, whose translation MSYQQITTNKKIIATLLVLLSISGCENAGTQTPKQSEPSVSQTQDVFENEVVLTQLVNTQSADYLEWVASNTSHFSHDDKSFTIGFLANENISKMTIKPNKPWDLTAYSPYNLAFDIVNESTESVHLYLSLENKDGDIQSRSISLPREFSGTVYFPLTGKEAETETGFWGDMPPWNTQDQLMIWRSWRAAQVDLSQIYALNFFTIGLLDDKQVKISDIRLRENPASDPQWMKNVLDQYGQNARVHTPLHISDDETLLQNTKQELAALDSAPADETRSIYGGYKNGPKLEATGYFRTQKIEGKWWMVDPEGYIFFSHGPANVRMANLSTLTGVDFKDDSVRHRSADELTPEDSMGVVTVSEKVRESRYIASTLRHDLFSWLPEYDAPLAKHYSYRRSTHKGAMPHGETYNFYRANLERKYGESFMDKWYDVTLQRMKNWGFTSFGNWVDPNFYDRKQVPYFANGWIIGDFKTLSGKVNHWGLMPDAYDPVFAERAKATIEAIAKDIKNSPWCAGIFIDNEKSWGEREGSVEARYGVILDALSKNAQNSPAKQAFTGYLKAKYSSIDALNLAWQTDIENWQTFENGVEFESYTQAHVDDLSMLLTRLGEQYFTVVHDTLADILPNHLYMGARMANWGMPDEIIKASVTYSDVLSFNIYEDGMQDHYWQFLEQVDLPVVIGEFHIGTATDSGMFNPGIVHASDQADRARKYKAYMQSVLSKPYMVGAHWFQYVDEPITGRAFDGENANIGFVNVTDTPYPEMIQAVKEVTSTMYQNRLEK comes from the coding sequence ATGTCATATCAACAAATTACAACAAACAAAAAAATTATTGCCACCTTGTTGGTTTTGCTATCCATTAGTGGTTGCGAAAACGCTGGAACACAAACGCCTAAACAAAGCGAGCCTAGTGTTTCTCAAACTCAAGATGTATTTGAAAATGAAGTTGTTCTAACGCAACTAGTTAATACGCAAAGTGCCGATTACTTGGAATGGGTTGCCAGCAATACCAGCCATTTTAGCCATGATGATAAGTCGTTTACCATCGGATTTCTCGCTAACGAAAACATCTCTAAAATGACAATAAAACCCAATAAGCCTTGGGATTTAACCGCATATTCCCCTTACAACCTAGCTTTTGATATCGTTAATGAATCAACAGAATCAGTTCATCTTTATTTATCACTAGAAAACAAAGACGGTGACATTCAAAGTCGCTCAATCAGCTTACCGCGTGAGTTTTCAGGTACTGTTTACTTTCCTTTAACTGGCAAAGAAGCCGAAACAGAAACAGGTTTTTGGGGAGATATGCCACCTTGGAATACACAAGATCAGCTGATGATTTGGCGCTCGTGGCGCGCTGCACAAGTCGATTTATCACAAATATATGCACTTAACTTTTTTACCATTGGTTTACTTGATGATAAACAGGTAAAAATTAGTGATATTCGTCTGCGCGAAAATCCAGCGAGTGACCCGCAGTGGATGAAAAATGTATTAGATCAATACGGTCAAAATGCTCGCGTTCATACGCCATTGCATATCAGCGATGATGAAACCTTGTTGCAAAATACAAAGCAAGAGTTAGCCGCTCTCGATTCTGCGCCCGCAGATGAAACGCGTTCTATCTATGGCGGCTACAAAAATGGTCCTAAGCTTGAGGCGACCGGGTATTTCAGAACGCAAAAAATCGAGGGTAAATGGTGGATGGTTGACCCTGAGGGATATATCTTCTTTTCTCATGGTCCCGCTAACGTACGCATGGCAAATTTATCCACACTGACAGGTGTCGATTTCAAAGATGATTCTGTAAGACATCGCAGCGCAGATGAGCTAACGCCAGAAGATTCTATGGGTGTTGTCACTGTGTCAGAAAAGGTGCGTGAATCTCGCTATATCGCATCAACACTAAGGCATGATTTGTTTTCATGGTTGCCAGAATATGACGCGCCTTTGGCAAAACATTACAGTTACAGACGATCTACTCACAAAGGAGCGATGCCTCACGGTGAAACCTACAACTTTTATCGCGCCAACTTAGAAAGAAAGTATGGCGAAAGTTTTATGGACAAGTGGTACGACGTAACACTGCAAAGAATGAAAAACTGGGGCTTTACCTCATTTGGTAATTGGGTTGATCCAAACTTTTATGACAGAAAGCAGGTACCTTACTTCGCTAATGGATGGATTATTGGTGACTTTAAAACATTGTCTGGAAAAGTGAATCATTGGGGGCTAATGCCAGACGCATACGATCCTGTATTTGCTGAGCGAGCCAAAGCAACGATAGAGGCTATAGCAAAGGATATAAAAAATTCACCTTGGTGTGCCGGTATCTTTATCGATAATGAAAAAAGTTGGGGAGAGCGTGAAGGCAGTGTTGAAGCACGCTATGGCGTTATTCTAGATGCCTTGTCAAAAAATGCACAAAACAGCCCAGCTAAACAAGCATTTACAGGCTATTTAAAAGCAAAGTATTCATCTATTGATGCGCTAAATCTTGCTTGGCAAACGGATATAGAAAATTGGCAAACGTTTGAAAACGGCGTTGAATTTGAAAGCTACACACAGGCGCATGTCGATGACTTGTCTATGTTGCTAACACGCTTGGGCGAACAATACTTTACCGTTGTTCACGATACGCTAGCAGATATTTTACCTAATCATTTATACATGGGCGCACGCATGGCTAACTGGGGTATGCCGGATGAAATCATCAAAGCATCTGTTACCTACTCTGACGTATTAAGTTTCAATATTTATGAAGATGGCATGCAAGATCACTACTGGCAATTTCTAGAGCAGGTAGACCTACCGGTTGTTATTGGTGAGTTTCACATTGGCACGGCAACAGATTCTGGCATGTTCAACCCAGGTATCGTGCATGCAAGTGACCAAGCAGATCGTGCTAGAAAATACAAAGCGTACATGCAAAGTGTATTGTCTAAGCCATACATGGTGGGCGCTCATTGGTTCCAGTATGTTGATGAACCTATTACGGGTCGTGCATTTGACGGTGAAAACGCCAACATCGGTTTTGTAAATGTTACTGATACGCCTTACCCAGAAATGATACAAGCGGTGAAAGAAGTAACATCAACCATGTACCAAAACAGACTCGAAAAATAA